One window of bacterium genomic DNA carries:
- a CDS encoding NADH-quinone oxidoreductase subunit J — MEAVAFYIFAACGLASAIAAVSRRDPLMCAAWFAGVALSAGAILLILRAPMVAGAFVIVAAGVSMVFSLFVMMLMDSSKRARARQIRFGKVLAAVAAGYLAIVMMIAVAAPPFAAAPASGDYFESSLTMGKMMVSQYALPFELTGVMLLAAAVASIIIAKRGEGA, encoded by the coding sequence GTGGAGGCAGTAGCTTTCTATATCTTTGCCGCGTGCGGCCTGGCCTCGGCGATAGCCGCCGTCTCCAGGAGAGATCCGCTCATGTGCGCGGCATGGTTCGCAGGGGTCGCCCTGTCGGCCGGGGCAATCCTCCTCATCCTCCGCGCGCCCATGGTCGCCGGCGCATTCGTGATAGTGGCCGCAGGCGTCTCGATGGTCTTCTCGCTCTTCGTCATGATGCTCATGGACTCGTCGAAGAGGGCGAGGGCGCGCCAGATCAGGTTCGGCAAGGTCCTGGCGGCCGTGGCCGCCGGCTACCTTGCGATCGTGATGATGATCGCGGTCGCAGCCCCTCCGTTTGCGGCCGCGCCGGCTAGCGGCGACTATTTCGAGTCTTCGCTGACGATGGGGAAGATGATGGTGTCGCAGTACGCGCTTCCGTTCGAGCTGACCGGGGTTATGCTTTTGGCCGCGGCTGTGGCCTCGATAATAATCGCGAAGAGGGGGGAGGGCGCATGA
- the nuoK gene encoding NADH-quinone oxidoreductase subunit NuoK encodes MTLTLQHVLIFSVALFSIGAAGACVRRNMLMMLISIQIMFSASVVAMAGFSRWNLLPEGNAATFFIIAIAAAEAAVGLALLLAVFTRCGTLHADEMKLLKD; translated from the coding sequence ATGACGCTCACGCTTCAGCACGTGCTCATCTTCTCCGTGGCGCTATTCTCGATCGGCGCTGCGGGCGCGTGCGTGAGGCGCAACATGCTCATGATGCTCATCTCCATCCAGATCATGTTCTCCGCCTCCGTGGTCGCCATGGCGGGCTTCTCAAGGTGGAACCTCCTGCCGGAGGGCAATGCGGCGACCTTCTTCATAATAGCGATAGCGGCTGCCGAGGCCGCGGTTGGGCTCGCCCTGCTGCTTGCGGTGTTCACCCGATGCGGCACCCTGCATGCGGACGAGATGAAGCTTCTAAAGGACTGA